The genomic interval CGCTCAGGGAGTCGAGGCCGGTGTCGGTGGTGAGACTGCCGGTGACGGCGTCGGCGACGGAGTACAGCTTGGCGGGGCTGGTCAGGAGACCGGCCGAGGAGATCTGCTTCAGCAGGGCCTTCACCAGCTTCTGCTGGAGGCCTATGCGGCCCAGGTCGCTGCCGTCGCCTATGCCGTGCCGGGTGCGGGCGAGCGCCAGGGCCTGTTTGCCGTCGAGGTGGTGGGTGCCCGCCTTGAGATGCAGGTGGCTGTCGTCGTCGTCGATGTCCTCGTCCGTGGTCACCGTGACCCCGCCGAGGGCGTTCACCAGCTTCGCGAAGCCCGAGAAGTCGATCTCGATGTAGTGGTCCATGCGGACGTCCGTGATCGACTCGACGGTCTTGACCGCGCACACCGGACCGCCCACCGCATAGGCGCTGTTGAACATCGATCCGTACGACACCGCCGTGGCGCCCCCGCTCTCCAGGGGGCAGGACGGGCGGGTGACTAGGGTGTCGCGGGGGATGCTGACGACGGTGGCCGCGGTGCGGCCCGCGTCGACGTGCACGACCATCGCCGTGTCGGACCGGGCGCCGGTGCTGCTGCCGCCGCCGAGAGCCTCGTTCTCCTCGCCGCTGCGCGAGTCGGAGCCCAGGACCAGGATGTTGACGGCCTCGGTGGGCAGCGGTGCCTCCTGCGAGGCCGTGGGCGTCGGGGTCGGCTTGGCGGGACGGTCGTCGCCGAGCGCGCTGTTGATGTCGACGCTCTTGATGTTGCTGTTGAGGTGCCAGTACGCCCAGCCCGCCGCCGCGCATCCCGCGACCAGCGCACCCACGAGGGTGAGGCCGACGGCCTTCAGTACTCTCGGCCGCCGACCCGCTCGTCTGTCCTCGTCGTCTCCCGTCACAGGGAGGAACGTAAGTCCGAATTATTACGAGGAACGGCTCCCGAAGGGCATTCTTCGGAAAATCTCAGACTTCTCATCCGAGCGTCACGGCCGGTGCCGAAAGTTTCGGTCACGCAACCGATTGGCTTCGGCACCCGCACATCCCTAGGCGTCCGGCTCCAGCCCGGCGCAGCGCGCCGTGCTGCTGCGCACCACCAGGCTCGTCGCCAGCTCCACGCGGGTCGCCGCCGGGCTTCCGCCCTCCCGGCCCAGGTCGAGGACCAGCTTGGCCGCGGCCTCGGCCATCTCGGTCAGCGGCTGCCGTACGGTCGTCAGCGGCGGCCCCACCCAGGGCGCCACCGGAAGGTCGTCGAACCCGACCACGCTCAGGTCCTCCGGGATGCGCAGCCCCAGCTCGCGGGCCGCCTCGTACAGGCCGAGCGCCTGGAGGTCGTTGCCGGCGAAGACCGCGGTGGGCCGGTCAGGGCGGCGCAGCAGTTCCAGGCCCTGGCGGTAGCCGGTCTCGTGGTGGAAGTCGCCGGCCATGATCAGCTCCGGGTCGACGGGCAGCCCCGCGGTCTCCAGAGCCGCCCGGTAGCCGTCGACCCGGGCGCGGCTGCACATCATGCGGGAGGGCCCGCTGATCGCACCGATCCTGCGGTGGCCCAGCTCGACGAGGTGCCGGGTGGCGGCGAGCCCGCCCTGCCAGTTGGTCGCGCCGATGGAGGGCACGTCGGCGCCCGGATCGCCGGCCGGGTCCATCACCACGAACGGGATCGACCTGCTGCCCAGCAGCGCGCGCTGGGACTCGTCGAGCCCGGACAGCACGAGGACCACCCCGTGGGGGCGGCGGGCGGCGACCTGGTCGGCCCAGGTGCGCCCGGGAGTGAGCCGCCCCGCGCTCTCGCTCAGCACGACACTGAGCCCCGCGTCGCGGGCCACGTTCTCCACCCCGCGGATGACCTCCATCGCCCACGCGCTCTCCAGCTCGTGGAAGACCAGGTCGATCAGGGGCGAACGGCTCGCCTCGGCACGCCGGCGCCGGTAGCCGTGCGCGCGCAGCAGGTCCTCGACGCGGGCGCGGGTCGCGGGCGCGACGTCGGCCCGGCCGTTGAGGACCTTCGAAACTGTCGGCGCCGAGACGCCGGCCTCCCGGGCGATCTCGGCGAGGGTCGCGGTCTGCTGCGACCGTCCCACCGCAGGGGAAGTCGTCCGGGTTTCAGCGGGCTCCGGGGGTGTCATGGCGGCGATCGTATCCCTGCGCGACCTCTTGACGAACCCTCCTGACGGCCCTAGGTTCCCAAAACATTCGGATTACATATCGAAACATTCGTGAGGTTGTCGACCTGCCAGTCGAGCCCGACAGGAGTTACATGACCACCGCGCCCTGGCGTGACCCCGCCCTGACCGCCTCCGCCCGCGTCGACGACCTCCTCTCACGGATGACCCTGGAGGAGAAGACCGCCCAGCTCTACGGCGTGTGGGTGGGCGCCAGCACGGACGGGGACGGAGTCGCTCCCCTCCAGCGCGAGATGACCGCCGACTACGACTGGGACGAGCTGATCACCCGGGGTCTTGGCCAGCTCACCCGCCCCTTCGGCACCGCCCCCGTGGACCCGGCGCTGGGCGCGCAGGCACTGGCCCGCGCCCAGCGCCGTATCACCGAGGCCGGCCGCTTCGGCATCCCGGCGCTGGCCCACGAGGAGTGCCTGGCCGGCTTCACCACCTGGCAGGCCACCGCCTACCCCGTCCCGCTCGCCTGGGGTGCGAGCTGGGACGCCGGACTGGTCGAGGAGATGGCCGGTGCCATCGGCCGCGACCTGCGCACGGTCGGCGTCCACCAGGGACTGGCCCCCGTTCTGGACGTCGTCCGCGACCCGCGCTGGGGGCGGGTCGAGGAGACGATCGGCGAGGACCCGTACCTGGTGGGCACGATCGGCGCCGCCTATGTCCGCGGCCTGGAGTCGGCCGGGATCGTCGCCACGCTCAAGCACTTCGCCGGGTACGCCTCCTCGGCCGGCGCCCGCAACCTCGCGCCCGTACGCGCGGGCGTGCGCGAGTTCGCCGACATCACCCTCCCGCCCTTCGAGTTCGCCCTGCGCGAGGGCGGGGCGCGCTCGGTGATGGCCGCGTACACCGACACCGACGGCGTCCCGGCCTCCGCCGACCCGGGCCTGCTGACCGGACTGCTGCGCGAGGAGTGGGGGTTCACCGGCACGGTGGTCGCCGACTACTTCGGCGTCGGCTTCCTGCAGACCCAGCACCGGATCGCCGGCACCGAGGCGGGCGCGGCGCACGCGGCCCTCGCGGCGGGCCTCGACGTCGAACTGCCGACCCTCAAGTGCTACGGCACCCCCCTGATCGAGGCCGTCCGCGCGGGCGAGGTCCCCGAGTCGCTGATCGACCGGGCGGCCCGCCGGGTCCTGCTCCAGAAGTGCGAGCTGGGCCTCCTGGACGAGGACTGGAGCCCGGAGCCCACCGAGCGGATCGACCTCGACTCGTCGGCGAACCGGGTCCTGGCCCGCCGCCTCGCCGAGGAGTCGGTGGTCCTCCTCGACAACCCGGACGGCCTGCTCCCGCTGGCCCCGGACACCCGGATCGCGGTGGTCGGCCCCCGCGCCGCCGACGCCCTCGCCATGCTGGGCTGCTACTCGTTCCCGTCCCATGTCCTCACCCACCACCCCGACATCCCGACGGGCATCGAGATCCCCACGGTCCTTCAGGCGCTGCGCAGCGAACTCCCCGACGCCAAGGTGACGTTCACCGAGGGCTGCGGGGTCGACGACCCGGACACCGCCGGCTTCGAGGAGGCGGTGGCCCGGACGGCCGAGGCGGACGTCTGCGTGGCGGTGCTCGGCGACCGGGCGGGCCTGTTCGGCCGGGGCACGTCGGGCGAGGGCTGCGATGTGACGGATCTTCGACTGCCCGGTGTCCAGGGGGATTTGCTGGACTCGCTGATCGCGACCGGGGTCCCGGTCGTACTGGTGCTGCTGACCGGCCGCCCCTACGCGCTCGGCCGCTGGGACGGCCGGCTCGGGGCGGTCGTGCAGGCCTTCTTCCCCGGGGAGGAGGGCGGCCCGGCCGTCGCGGGCGTGCTGTCGGGCCGGGTGAACCCCTCGGGCCGCCTCCCGGTGAGCGTGCCACGGGTGCCCGGCGGACAGCCCTGGACCTACCTCCAGCCGCCGCTCGGCCTCGCGGGCGAGGTCAGCAACCTGGACCCGACCCCGCTGTACCCCTTCGGACACGGGCGCTCCTACACGGAGTTCGTGTGGGAGGAGTTCACCGGGGGCGCGCCGGCGGAGATCGGCACGGACGGCACGTACGACGTGTCACTGACCGTGCGCAACGCGGGGGGCCGGGCGGGCGCCGAGGTCGTCCAGCTGTATCTGCACGACCCGGTGGCCTCGGTGACCCGTCCGGACGTCCGCCTGATCGGCTACCGGCGGCTGGAGCTGGAGCCCGGCGAGTCCCGCCGCGTGACCTTCCGCTTCCACGCCGAGTTGTCGGCCTTCACCGACCGCGAGGGCCGTCGCGTCGTCGAACCGGGCGACCTGGAGCTCAGGCTGTCGGCGTCCAGCGCCGAGGTCCGGCACACGGCAGCGCTGCGTCTGACGGGCCCGGTGCGGGAGGCGGGCCCGGACCGGCGGCTGCGCTGCGAGACGGAGGTGTCGTAGCGCAGCCGCCGTCACTCCACCGACTCGAACCGCCAGCGGTGCACCGCCCGGGCGACCAACTCGTCGCCCGGCTCCGGCAGTTCGGGCAGGTCGGCGTCGTAGGCCGCGTCCCACCACGTGATGACCAGGACGCGGTCCTGCGGCGCCCGGAACGTCTCGCGCCGCAACGGCCGTACGGGAAGCTCCTGATCGCGGGCCCAGGCGAGCAGCGCCTCGCCCCGGCCCTCGACCGCCCGCGCCTCCCACATCAACGCGACCGTCACGAGTACAGGTTCTCCTTGCTGATCTCGTGGACGTGGTCGTGGCCCGGCACGTGCGGGTCGGTCACCGGCAGGGAGGAGTCGGCGGAGAGGTCCCAGCTGGAGGCGGGGCGGTTGCGGGCCACCATCTCGGCGCCGAGGGCGGCGACCATCGCGCCGTTGTCGGTGCACAGCTTGGGCCGCGGGACCCTCAGGCGGATCCCGGCGGCCTCGCAGCGCTCCTGGGCCAGGGCCCGCAGCCGGGAGTTGGCGGCCACGCCGCCGCCGATCATCAGGTGGTCGACACCCTCGTCCTTGCAGGCCCGCACGGCCTTGCGGGTCAGCACGTCCACGACCGCCTCCTGGAAGGAGGCCGCCACGTCACGCACCGGCACCTCCTCCCCCGCGGCCCGCTTGGCCTCGATCCAGCGGGCGACCGCCGTCTTCAGACCGGAGAAGGAGAAGTCGTACGCCGGGTCGCGCGGCCCGGTCAGTCCGCGCGGGAACGCGATCGCCGACGGGTCGCCCTCGCGCGCGTACCGGTCGATGACCGGGCCGCCGGGGAAGCCGAGGTTCAGCACCCGGGCGATCTTGTCGAAGGCCTCGCCGGCCGCGTCGTCGATGGTCGCGCCCATCGGCCGGACGTCGGAGGTGATGTCGCTCGACAGCAGCAGCGAGGAGTGCCCGCCGGAGACCAGCAGCGCCATCGTCGGCTCGGGCAGCGCCCCGTGCTCCAGCTGGTCGACGCAGATGTGGGAGGCGAGGTGGTTGACGCCGTAGAGGGGCTTGCCGAGGGCGTAGGCGTACGCCTTCGCCGCGGACACCCCGACGAGCAGCGCGCCGGCGAGTCCGGGACCCGCGGTGACGGCGATGCCGTCGAGGTCACGCGCGCTCACCCCGGCGTCCTTCAGGGCCCGCTCGATGGTCGGCACCATCGCTTCGAGGTGCGCCCTGCTGGCCACCTCCGGCACCACGCCACCGAACCGGGCGTGCTCGTCGACGCTGGACGCGATGGCGTCAGCCAGCAGGGTGGTGCCCCGGACGATGCCGACGCCGGTCTCGTCACAGGAGGTCTCGATGCCCAGGACAAGCGGTTCGTCAGCCATTGATCTCGGTTCCTCGTACGGAAGTTGAAGGGTCGGTGAGTCGCATCACGAGGGCGTCCACGTTGCCCGGCTGGTAGTAGCCGCGCCGGAACCCGATGGCCTCGAAGCCGAAGCGCTCGTAGAGCTTCTGGGCGCGGATGTTGTCGATCCGGCACTCCAGCATCACTTCGGCGCACTCGAAGGCGGTCGCGGCCCGCAGCAGCTCGGTCAGCAGGGTCGCCCCGAGTCCGGTGCCCCAGTGGTCGCGGGCGACGGCGATCGTCTGGACGTCGGCGAGCTCCCCGGCGGAGGCGAGGCCCGCGTACCCCACGATCCGCTCGCCCTCCTCGGCCACCACGAACCGCCGGGTGGCCCCGGGCCCCCGGGAGTGCGCGAGTTCGGACCAGAACATGCCTCGGGACCAGGCGTCCTCCGGGAAGAGGTCCTTCTCCAGCTCCAGCACGGGGTCGATGTCCCACCAGCGCATCTCACGCAGCACGGGAATCACGGGTGTGGTCACTTGGGGGTGACCACCTTGTAGTTCTTGGGCACCTGCGCGTCGGGCCGCCGCAGGTACAGCGGCCGCGGGGCGGGCAGTTCCTCCCCGGCCGCGATCCGCTCGGCGGCGAGGGCGGCGAGCGCGGCGGCCGACACGTGCTCGGGCTCGCGGGCGTCGGGGAAGGTGTCGGGGTAGAGCAGCGCCCCGGCACCGACCGCGGGCAGCCCCTCGACCTGCTCGGCGATGTCGGCGGGCCGGTCGACCGCGGGATCGCTCACGCGCGTGCGGGGGTCGGAGTAGGTGGCCCAGTAGACCTCCTTGCGCCGTGCGTCGGTCGCCACGACGAAGGGGCCCTCACCGAGACCGGCCGCGTAGGCGAGTCCGTCCAGGGTGCACATCCCGTGCACGGGGATCCCGAGCGCGAGCCCGAAGGTGTCGGCGGTCATGAGCCCGACGCGCAGGCCGGTGTAGGGCCCGGGTCCGATTCCCACGACGATCCCGGTGACCGCGTCCAGCTTCACCCCCGCGTCCGCGAGCACCTGGTCGACGGCCGGCAACAACAGCTCCCCGTGCCGACGCGCGTCCACCTGACGGAACGAGGCGACGACGTCCCGCCCGTCATGCAGGGCGACGGTCACGGCGGGAGTGGCGGTATCAAGAGCGAGCAAGAGCACGCAAACAGCCTACGGCTCCGGCAGGACCTGAGCGGCCGCAGGCCGTAACCGGGGCTCGACAACCTGCTACGGTCGCCACAAATCAGGACCAAGTACTCGAGAGGTGACCGGTGGCAACCAGCAACGCGGCTTTCGTGTCCGCCCTCACCACAGCGGCCCTCGCGACGGTCGGCTTCCTCGCCTACCAGGCCGCCGCGACGGTCCCCACCAGGACACCCGCCGGCAGCGCCCCCGCGGCCGTCGCCTCGAAGGTCGCCCGCGGCCAGGGGGACCCCGCCGCCCTGCCGCCGGGTTCCGGCGCCGGCGAACGCGTCGTGTACTCCCTGGACGACAACCGCGTCTGGCTGGTCGGCTCCGGCGACAAGGTCATCCGCACCTTCGAGGTCATCCCCGGCACCATCGACCCCGCCCCCGGCGTCTACACGGTCACCTCCCGCTCGAACTCCGTGACCGGCACCGACGGCACCCCCATCGAGCACGTGGTCCGCTTCACCAGCATCGACGGCGTGGCGATCGGCTTCAGTGCGGCCGTGCGGGAAACGCCCCCCGCCGCCACCACCACCGTGCCGACGGGCGGCATCCGGGAGTCCCGCCGGGACGGCGACGCGATGTGGGACTTCGCGACGATCGGGGCGCGGGTCGCGGTGATCCACTGAACCGGCCACTCGGACCGCCTTCGGGCGGTCATCCACCGAGCCCGCTCAGGCCGCCTTCGGACGCGGTGCCCCGCTGAACCCGCCACTCGAAGCGCCCTCGGACGCGGTAACCCACCGAGCCCGCTCAGGCCGCCTTCGGACGCGGTGACCTACCAGGCCCGCCACTCGGGCCACCCTCGGACGCGGTAACCCACCGAACCCGCCACTCGGGCCACCCTCGGACGCGGTGACCCACCGAACCCGCTCAGGCCACCCTCGGGCGCGGGCGGGGTGTCAGGCCGCTTTGGGGCGCTCGGTGGCAACCGCCCGCGCCGTCCCCGGATCGGGCACCCGTGGTGGCGTGGAGACTGCCTCGGCCGCCGCGCAGGACGCCAGCAGATCACGCATGGACACACCGCCGACGAGCGCGTACGGCTGCGGCTGGGACCGGTTCTCGGTGGCCGACATGGACGCCTCCTGAAGCTCGGGGGCGGCGTAGTTAGGTACACCTAACTACGAGCTGGGTACCATGTGACCACGCACGAGACATCCAACGCAACATCTTGCCGACGGATTGTCGGAACGTTCACAGGAACGCGCGCTGCTCAGGCGGTGAGCACCCCGAGATCCGCCGTCGCCCACCGCACCCCGACCGGAGTGAACGTCACGTGCCGCACCTCGTCGGTGGTGTCACCGACCGCGCGGTGGATCTGGACCTGGAGCCGGTCCTCGGTCAGTTCCTCGACCTTGCCCTCGCCCCACTCCACGACGATCACCGACTCCGGCAGCGACACGTCGAGATCGAGGTCCTCCATCTCGTCGAGCCCACCGCCCAGGCGGTACGCGTCCACGTGGACCAGCGGCGGCCCGTCCCCCAGGGACGGATGCACCCGGGCGATCACGAAGGTCGGCGAGGTCACGGCCCCCCGCACCCCGAGCCCCTCACCGAGTCCGCGGGTCAGTGTCGTCTTGCCCGCGCCGAGCTCCCCGCTGAGCATCACGAGGTCCCCGGCGCGCAGCAGCTTGGCGAGCTTCAGGCCCAGCTCGCGCATCTGCTCGGGGGAGGTGACGGTCAGCTCGGTCTCAACCGGGTTGCGCGGTACTGCTTCCATAACCGCCAACGGTAGCCCCTGCGGGCACCGCCCCCGCGCGGGTGAGCAGGTCGGCGAGGCGGTCGGTGACCACTTCCGGGTGTTCCAGCATGACCAGGTGCCCGGCGTCCGGAACCAGCACCAGCTCCGCCTCCGGCAGCAGGGAGGCGATCG from Streptomyces sp. CC0208 carries:
- a CDS encoding LCP family protein; the protein is MTGDDEDRRAGRRPRVLKAVGLTLVGALVAGCAAAGWAYWHLNSNIKSVDINSALGDDRPAKPTPTPTASQEAPLPTEAVNILVLGSDSRSGEENEALGGGSSTGARSDTAMVVHVDAGRTAATVVSIPRDTLVTRPSCPLESGGATAVSYGSMFNSAYAVGGPVCAVKTVESITDVRMDHYIEIDFSGFAKLVNALGGVTVTTDEDIDDDDSHLHLKAGTHHLDGKQALALARTRHGIGDGSDLGRIGLQQKLVKALLKQISSAGLLTSPAKLYSVADAVTGSLTTDTGLDSLSELTSLGESLKGLAAADVKTVTMPVVTAPSNPNRVVAKEPAASELWESLR
- a CDS encoding LacI family DNA-binding transcriptional regulator, translated to MTPPEPAETRTTSPAVGRSQQTATLAEIAREAGVSAPTVSKVLNGRADVAPATRARVEDLLRAHGYRRRRAEASRSPLIDLVFHELESAWAMEVIRGVENVARDAGLSVVLSESAGRLTPGRTWADQVAARRPHGVVLVLSGLDESQRALLGSRSIPFVVMDPAGDPGADVPSIGATNWQGGLAATRHLVELGHRRIGAISGPSRMMCSRARVDGYRAALETAGLPVDPELIMAGDFHHETGYRQGLELLRRPDRPTAVFAGNDLQALGLYEAARELGLRIPEDLSVVGFDDLPVAPWVGPPLTTVRQPLTEMAEAAAKLVLDLGREGGSPAATRVELATSLVVRSSTARCAGLEPDA
- a CDS encoding glycoside hydrolase family 3 N-terminal domain-containing protein, translated to MTTAPWRDPALTASARVDDLLSRMTLEEKTAQLYGVWVGASTDGDGVAPLQREMTADYDWDELITRGLGQLTRPFGTAPVDPALGAQALARAQRRITEAGRFGIPALAHEECLAGFTTWQATAYPVPLAWGASWDAGLVEEMAGAIGRDLRTVGVHQGLAPVLDVVRDPRWGRVEETIGEDPYLVGTIGAAYVRGLESAGIVATLKHFAGYASSAGARNLAPVRAGVREFADITLPPFEFALREGGARSVMAAYTDTDGVPASADPGLLTGLLREEWGFTGTVVADYFGVGFLQTQHRIAGTEAGAAHAALAAGLDVELPTLKCYGTPLIEAVRAGEVPESLIDRAARRVLLQKCELGLLDEDWSPEPTERIDLDSSANRVLARRLAEESVVLLDNPDGLLPLAPDTRIAVVGPRAADALAMLGCYSFPSHVLTHHPDIPTGIEIPTVLQALRSELPDAKVTFTEGCGVDDPDTAGFEEAVARTAEADVCVAVLGDRAGLFGRGTSGEGCDVTDLRLPGVQGDLLDSLIATGVPVVLVLLTGRPYALGRWDGRLGAVVQAFFPGEEGGPAVAGVLSGRVNPSGRLPVSVPRVPGGQPWTYLQPPLGLAGEVSNLDPTPLYPFGHGRSYTEFVWEEFTGGAPAEIGTDGTYDVSLTVRNAGGRAGAEVVQLYLHDPVASVTRPDVRLIGYRRLELEPGESRRVTFRFHAELSAFTDREGRRVVEPGDLELRLSASSAEVRHTAALRLTGPVREAGPDRRLRCETEVS
- the tsaD gene encoding tRNA (adenosine(37)-N6)-threonylcarbamoyltransferase complex transferase subunit TsaD, producing the protein MADEPLVLGIETSCDETGVGIVRGTTLLADAIASSVDEHARFGGVVPEVASRAHLEAMVPTIERALKDAGVSARDLDGIAVTAGPGLAGALLVGVSAAKAYAYALGKPLYGVNHLASHICVDQLEHGALPEPTMALLVSGGHSSLLLSSDITSDVRPMGATIDDAAGEAFDKIARVLNLGFPGGPVIDRYAREGDPSAIAFPRGLTGPRDPAYDFSFSGLKTAVARWIEAKRAAGEEVPVRDVAASFQEAVVDVLTRKAVRACKDEGVDHLMIGGGVAANSRLRALAQERCEAAGIRLRVPRPKLCTDNGAMVAALGAEMVARNRPASSWDLSADSSLPVTDPHVPGHDHVHEISKENLYS
- the rimI gene encoding ribosomal protein S18-alanine N-acetyltransferase, which translates into the protein MTTPVIPVLREMRWWDIDPVLELEKDLFPEDAWSRGMFWSELAHSRGPGATRRFVVAEEGERIVGYAGLASAGELADVQTIAVARDHWGTGLGATLLTELLRAATAFECAEVMLECRIDNIRAQKLYERFGFEAIGFRRGYYQPGNVDALVMRLTDPSTSVRGTEING
- the tsaB gene encoding tRNA (adenosine(37)-N6)-threonylcarbamoyltransferase complex dimerization subunit type 1 TsaB encodes the protein MLLLALDTATPAVTVALHDGRDVVASFRQVDARRHGELLLPAVDQVLADAGVKLDAVTGIVVGIGPGPYTGLRVGLMTADTFGLALGIPVHGMCTLDGLAYAAGLGEGPFVVATDARRKEVYWATYSDPRTRVSDPAVDRPADIAEQVEGLPAVGAGALLYPDTFPDAREPEHVSAAALAALAAERIAAGEELPAPRPLYLRRPDAQVPKNYKVVTPK
- the tsaE gene encoding tRNA (adenosine(37)-N6)-threonylcarbamoyltransferase complex ATPase subunit type 1 TsaE, yielding MEAVPRNPVETELTVTSPEQMRELGLKLAKLLRAGDLVMLSGELGAGKTTLTRGLGEGLGVRGAVTSPTFVIARVHPSLGDGPPLVHVDAYRLGGGLDEMEDLDLDVSLPESVIVVEWGEGKVEELTEDRLQVQIHRAVGDTTDEVRHVTFTPVGVRWATADLGVLTA